The following are encoded in a window of uncultured Sphaerochaeta sp. genomic DNA:
- a CDS encoding glutamate synthase-related protein codes for MGINYLYPDFEVVRNQDRCITCRVCERQCANEVHSFDEATGRMRADESKCVNCHRCVSLCPTHALKIVKTDHIFKENANWKGEVIQDIYRQAESGGVLLASMGTPKDYPVYWDKMLVNASQVTNPSIDPLREPMETRTYLGQKASAVARDEKGRIITKTAPQLKLEIPVMFSAMSYGSISYNAHKSLALAAQALGIYYNTGEGGLHEDFYQYGKNTIVQVASGRFGVHPGYLNAGAAIEIKMGQGAKPGIGGHLPGSKIGEDISKTRMIPLHSDAISPAPHHDIYSIEDLRQLVFALKEATAYTKPVIVKVAAVHNISAIASGIARSGADVIAIDGFRGGTGAAPARTRDNVGIPIELALASVDERLRQEGIRGNVSLVVGGSIRSSSDVLKAIALGADAVYVATSALIALGCHLCRTCHSGKCNWGIATQNPELVKRLNPEIGSERLVNLITAWNHELKEMMGGMGINSIEALRGNRLMLRGIGLNETELQILGIKHAGA; via the coding sequence ATGGGCATCAACTACCTGTATCCGGACTTTGAAGTAGTAAGAAACCAAGATAGATGTATCACCTGTAGGGTATGCGAAAGGCAATGTGCAAATGAGGTCCACTCATTTGATGAAGCAACTGGCCGAATGAGAGCAGATGAGAGCAAGTGCGTCAACTGTCATCGCTGTGTATCCCTCTGCCCTACCCATGCACTGAAAATTGTTAAGACTGACCATATCTTTAAGGAAAATGCAAACTGGAAGGGAGAGGTCATCCAGGATATCTATCGGCAGGCAGAGAGTGGAGGAGTCCTGCTAGCTTCGATGGGAACTCCCAAGGATTATCCCGTCTACTGGGACAAGATGCTGGTCAACGCAAGTCAGGTAACCAACCCCTCCATTGACCCACTGAGAGAGCCAATGGAGACCAGGACTTATCTTGGACAGAAAGCATCGGCTGTAGCCAGGGATGAGAAGGGAAGGATCATCACCAAGACCGCTCCCCAGTTGAAACTGGAAATCCCGGTCATGTTTAGTGCCATGTCCTATGGTTCCATCTCCTATAATGCCCATAAGTCCCTTGCACTTGCAGCACAAGCACTCGGAATCTACTACAACACCGGGGAAGGTGGACTCCATGAGGACTTCTACCAGTATGGGAAGAACACCATCGTCCAGGTAGCAAGCGGAAGATTTGGGGTACATCCCGGCTACTTGAATGCAGGTGCTGCCATTGAGATCAAGATGGGGCAAGGGGCAAAACCCGGTATCGGGGGACACCTGCCCGGCTCCAAGATTGGGGAGGATATTTCCAAGACCCGCATGATTCCGCTCCACAGTGATGCGATCAGCCCGGCACCCCACCATGACATCTACTCCATCGAAGACCTCCGCCAGCTGGTCTTTGCACTCAAGGAAGCGACTGCCTATACCAAACCGGTTATCGTAAAAGTGGCAGCCGTTCACAACATCAGTGCAATCGCCAGCGGGATTGCACGCAGCGGTGCAGACGTTATCGCAATCGATGGGTTCAGAGGAGGAACGGGAGCAGCCCCAGCAAGGACCAGGGACAATGTTGGCATACCCATCGAATTGGCCTTGGCAAGCGTTGATGAGCGGCTTCGCCAAGAAGGAATACGCGGTAATGTCAGTCTTGTGGTAGGTGGCTCGATCCGTAGCAGCAGTGATGTCCTGAAGGCCATCGCACTCGGTGCTGATGCAGTCTATGTGGCCACCAGTGCCCTGATAGCCCTTGGTTGCCACCTCTGCCGGACCTGTCATAGCGGAAAATGCAACTGGGGAATAGCCACCCAGAACCCTGAGCTGGTCAAACGACTCAATCCAGAGATTGGGAGTGAACGATTGGTAAATCTTATCACAGCATGGAACCACGAGCTCAAGGAGATGATGGGAGGGATGGGGATCAACTCCATCGAGGCGCTCAGAGGAAACCGGTTGATGCTCAGAGGCATTGGCTTGAACGAAACAGAGCTGCAAATCCTCGGCATCAAGCATGCCGGCGCATAG
- a CDS encoding 4Fe-4S dicluster domain-containing protein: protein MKRIYVNEQWCLACHLCEYYCAYANSGLLDMVQALKDKPLHPRIQVEQKGTVSFAVNCRHCSEPLCLKSCIAGAIREKDGLIVIDQEKCVGCYSCIMACPYGALMPSESGVMQKCELCATNSHGLPVCVQGCPNQAIVYEER from the coding sequence ATGAAGAGAATCTATGTCAATGAACAGTGGTGTTTAGCCTGCCATCTTTGCGAGTACTACTGTGCGTACGCCAACAGTGGACTTCTTGATATGGTCCAGGCATTGAAGGACAAGCCATTGCATCCAAGGATTCAGGTGGAACAGAAAGGAACCGTCAGCTTTGCCGTGAACTGTCGTCACTGCAGTGAACCACTCTGCCTGAAGAGTTGCATTGCGGGAGCAATCAGGGAAAAGGATGGCCTGATCGTCATCGACCAGGAGAAGTGTGTCGGTTGCTACAGCTGCATCATGGCATGTCCCTACGGGGCCTTGATGCCAAGTGAAAGTGGCGTGATGCAAAAATGCGAACTTTGTGCCACAAACAGCCATGGTCTCCCTGTTTGTGTACAAGGATGCCCGAACCAGGCCATCGTTTATGAGGAGCGCTAG
- a CDS encoding diguanylate cyclase, translating to MKTKAKHGESTPLLDDISRSLFNTIPDPFIVVGEDGTYLEVLGGTERSLYDDGLPLKGKNIYSFMPKDFADFFMDQVHHTLESGMLNSFDYQLETEDVTLTTKNGPGGNQWFEARMYPLEKPYQGQRAVTVMIINITERRNLHKQLRDLSNVDPLTGLYNRRYFLQRVSLHLQEAGKAHILICDIDHFKEINDTHGHLAGDAVLQEFAVRAKEVIKHSKAIARYGGDEFVIAVTNKSDEEAVQIAEELRMRVASEAFFFQDLALNIHISIGVARVEGPDLASSSLISKADIALYKAKESGRNHVCLFTPSMRDS from the coding sequence ATGAAAACGAAGGCGAAACATGGAGAGAGTACTCCTCTTCTTGATGACATCTCAAGGTCGCTGTTCAACACCATTCCAGACCCTTTCATTGTGGTAGGGGAGGATGGGACCTACCTTGAGGTACTCGGAGGAACTGAACGCTCGCTCTATGATGATGGACTTCCCCTCAAGGGAAAGAACATCTACTCTTTTATGCCCAAGGATTTTGCTGACTTTTTCATGGACCAAGTACACCATACCCTAGAATCAGGGATGCTCAACTCCTTCGACTACCAACTGGAAACCGAGGATGTAACCTTGACCACCAAGAATGGACCAGGGGGAAATCAATGGTTTGAGGCCCGTATGTACCCGTTGGAGAAACCGTATCAAGGACAGCGGGCAGTGACCGTGATGATCATCAACATCACCGAGAGAAGGAACCTCCATAAACAACTCAGGGATCTTTCCAATGTGGACCCCCTTACCGGATTGTATAATCGTCGATACTTCCTTCAACGTGTTTCCCTGCATTTGCAGGAAGCGGGGAAAGCTCACATCCTTATCTGTGATATCGACCACTTCAAGGAGATCAATGACACCCATGGTCACCTGGCAGGGGACGCAGTGCTTCAGGAGTTTGCAGTCCGTGCCAAAGAGGTTATCAAGCACAGCAAGGCAATTGCGCGATACGGTGGAGATGAGTTTGTCATCGCGGTGACAAACAAGAGTGATGAAGAGGCAGTACAAATCGCTGAAGAGCTGAGAATGAGGGTGGCTTCAGAGGCATTCTTCTTCCAGGATCTTGCATTGAATATTCATATCTCAATTGGTGTTGCTCGGGTAGAAGGCCCTGATCTGGCTTCCTCCTCCCTGATCAGCAAAGCGGATATTGCCTTGTATAAAGCAAAAGAGTCGGGAAGAAACCACGTGTGTCTCTTTACCCCCTCAATGAGGGATTCATGA
- a CDS encoding glutamine synthetase III has translation MKERADQYFGSMVFGDGKMREYLSKDTYRQLKETIRVGKELNLEIANQVAHAMKEWAMAEGATHYCHWFQPMTSITAEKHESFLVPSSEGSALMEFSGKELIKGEPDASSFPSGGLRATFEARGYTAWDPSSYAFIKENTLCIPTAFCSYSGEVLDKKTPLLRSMEVISREAIRILKLFGRSDVKRVVTTVGPEQEYFLVDKDLYLKRKDLIHTGRTLVGARPPKGQELEDHYFGNLKSRVSAFMQELDEELWKLGIFAKTEHNEVAPSQHELAPVFTTSNLAVDQNQLTMEMMKKIADKHGLVCLLHEKPFAGVNGSGKHNNWSISTDTGLNLLEPGDNPKDNAQFLLFLVAVIAAVDEYQDLLRVSVASAGNDHRLGANEAPPAIVSMFLGEELTEILDSLADGTDCPNKERSSMLLGVNLLPPFPKDTTDRNRTSPFAFTGNKFEFRMLGSSFSVSGPNFVLNTIIAEQLSRFADQLEKAKDFACDLSALVKETYSKHRRIVFNGNNYAPEWVEEAKKRGLLNLVSTPEALPTFIHAKNIALFEKFGVLSSSEMHSRYEIVLENYCKTINIEALTLVDLMRKQVLPALSAFSGTLAKSFLDKKAAVSSLSLSYEAGLITELSNLADGLDKEVSLLEQQLLEARMVEDISSESHFYHDTVLSQMAQVRSLCDTAELLTDQQYWPIPTYESLLYSV, from the coding sequence ATGAAAGAGCGAGCAGATCAGTATTTTGGGAGTATGGTGTTTGGAGACGGAAAGATGAGGGAATATCTATCCAAGGACACCTACCGGCAGCTGAAAGAGACCATCAGGGTTGGAAAGGAACTGAATCTGGAGATTGCCAACCAGGTTGCCCATGCCATGAAGGAATGGGCTATGGCAGAAGGGGCCACCCATTACTGTCACTGGTTCCAGCCCATGACCAGTATCACCGCAGAGAAGCATGAGAGTTTTTTGGTTCCTTCCTCAGAAGGGTCTGCCCTTATGGAGTTCAGTGGAAAAGAGTTGATCAAGGGAGAACCCGATGCATCCTCATTTCCTTCCGGTGGCCTTAGGGCAACCTTTGAGGCGCGTGGGTATACCGCCTGGGATCCTTCCAGCTATGCCTTCATCAAAGAGAATACACTCTGTATTCCTACTGCATTCTGCTCCTACAGCGGCGAAGTGTTGGATAAGAAGACTCCCTTACTCCGTTCGATGGAAGTCATAAGTCGTGAGGCCATCAGGATCTTGAAGCTTTTTGGACGAAGTGATGTGAAGCGTGTGGTGACCACCGTAGGTCCAGAGCAGGAGTACTTCCTGGTAGATAAAGATCTCTACCTGAAGCGAAAGGACTTGATCCACACTGGTCGTACCCTTGTTGGGGCACGCCCTCCCAAGGGACAGGAGTTGGAGGACCACTACTTCGGCAATCTCAAGAGTCGTGTCTCTGCCTTCATGCAGGAACTGGATGAGGAGCTTTGGAAGCTTGGTATATTCGCAAAGACCGAGCATAACGAGGTCGCTCCCAGCCAGCATGAGCTTGCCCCAGTCTTTACCACAAGCAACCTTGCCGTCGACCAGAACCAGCTGACCATGGAGATGATGAAGAAGATTGCCGACAAGCATGGTCTTGTTTGCTTGCTACACGAGAAGCCGTTTGCCGGGGTGAATGGTTCAGGGAAGCACAACAACTGGTCAATTTCGACCGATACGGGACTGAATCTTCTGGAACCGGGAGACAATCCCAAGGACAATGCACAGTTCCTTCTCTTCCTTGTCGCGGTAATCGCGGCTGTGGATGAGTACCAGGACCTGCTTCGAGTTTCGGTAGCAAGTGCAGGGAATGATCACCGCCTAGGTGCAAACGAAGCCCCTCCGGCCATTGTCAGCATGTTCCTCGGCGAGGAACTGACTGAGATCCTCGACTCCCTTGCTGATGGAACTGATTGCCCGAATAAGGAGAGATCCTCCATGCTCCTTGGGGTAAATCTCCTTCCACCTTTTCCAAAGGATACCACCGACCGAAACCGTACCAGTCCATTTGCCTTTACCGGCAATAAGTTTGAGTTCCGTATGCTTGGTTCTTCGTTCTCGGTCTCCGGGCCCAACTTTGTCCTCAATACGATTATTGCAGAGCAGCTCTCCCGGTTTGCCGACCAGTTGGAGAAGGCCAAGGATTTTGCCTGCGACCTCTCTGCATTGGTGAAAGAGACCTACAGCAAGCACCGAAGAATTGTCTTCAATGGCAACAACTATGCACCTGAATGGGTTGAAGAGGCAAAGAAGCGGGGATTGTTGAATCTGGTTAGTACCCCTGAGGCCCTTCCAACCTTCATCCATGCGAAGAACATTGCGCTCTTTGAGAAATTTGGGGTGCTCTCCTCCTCGGAGATGCATAGCCGATATGAAATCGTCCTGGAAAACTACTGTAAGACGATCAATATCGAAGCACTTACGCTTGTCGATTTGATGAGAAAGCAAGTACTCCCAGCCTTGAGCGCATTCAGCGGAACGCTGGCAAAGAGCTTCCTGGATAAGAAAGCAGCAGTCTCCTCCCTCTCCCTTTCTTATGAGGCTGGGTTGATCACTGAGCTGAGCAATCTTGCCGATGGTTTGGATAAGGAAGTATCACTGTTGGAGCAGCAGCTACTGGAAGCGAGGATGGTAGAAGATATCAGCAGTGAAAGCCACTTCTATCATGATACGGTCCTCTCCCAGATGGCACAGGTACGTTCCTTGTGTGATACTGCCGAGCTCCTCACCGACCAGCAGTATTGGCCGATTCCTACCTACGAGTCACTTCTGTATTCAGTGTAA
- a CDS encoding cytidylate kinase-like family protein, whose product MGVITISRQIGSEGTFIAKQVAEQLGLAFVDKQDIEKVMHEYGFSGFDEVYDSLPTFWERFDQHRYRTVDFLLAVMRAFAKVGNVVMLGRGGFGLLQGYTDVLNVRIKAPLEVRVQRKQKERGGTEEQARKAIIDQELVRTSFVQSDLQYNQRDASLFDLVIDTGIVPPETATLWIADAYQQLMKRPRIDAKTSRADLVVDDVLLKLVEKMLGREAK is encoded by the coding sequence ATGGGAGTCATTACTATTTCCCGTCAGATTGGCAGTGAAGGAACCTTCATCGCTAAGCAAGTGGCCGAGCAACTGGGGCTTGCCTTCGTGGATAAGCAAGATATTGAGAAAGTCATGCATGAGTATGGCTTCAGTGGGTTTGACGAAGTCTATGACAGTCTGCCCACATTCTGGGAACGATTTGACCAACACCGGTATCGAACAGTGGATTTTCTCCTTGCAGTCATGCGTGCATTTGCCAAAGTTGGCAATGTTGTCATGCTTGGACGAGGGGGGTTTGGTCTCCTGCAAGGCTATACTGATGTCCTGAATGTACGGATCAAGGCTCCACTTGAGGTAAGGGTCCAGAGGAAACAGAAAGAGCGGGGTGGGACTGAAGAGCAGGCAAGGAAAGCAATCATAGACCAGGAGTTGGTGAGGACATCCTTTGTCCAGTCCGACCTGCAGTATAACCAACGAGATGCTTCTCTCTTTGATTTGGTTATTGATACAGGCATCGTTCCACCGGAGACAGCGACGCTTTGGATTGCTGATGCCTATCAGCAATTGATGAAACGACCACGAATTGATGCCAAAACCAGCCGAGCAGATCTTGTGGTTGACGATGTGTTGCTCAAACTTGTTGAGAAAATGCTTGGCAGAGAGGCAAAATGA
- a CDS encoding glutamine amidotransferase family protein codes for MNGYHHTTPLEGEVRIPSGCAISGIISRSGKRFSGREAISSIAVMHDRSNGLGGGFAGYGIYPEYADFYALHVFYYSSEAKRSCEEFLEEHFDLINLSKIPTTKQHAITDEPLIWRYFVTPLPTKLASSQLDEKEYTARCVIKVNKEIDGAYVFSSGKNMGVFKAVGYPEDVGEFYRLDDYEGYSWTVHGRYPTNTPGWWGGAHPFSLLDYSVVHNGEISSYDANRRFIEMFGYACTLMTDTEVITYMIDYLHRKQGLSFAEVANVIAAPFWSTIEGKSQEEREVFTYLRNTFASMLITGPFSIILGFSGGLMALNDRLKLRSLVAAEKDDRVYLASEEAAIRVICPEPDRLWYPSGGKPVIVTLDSQQGGQDGHQLPVSGL; via the coding sequence ATGAACGGCTACCATCACACAACACCTTTGGAAGGAGAAGTCCGCATTCCCAGTGGTTGTGCCATCAGTGGCATCATATCACGGAGTGGAAAACGATTTTCCGGACGAGAAGCCATCTCCTCCATCGCTGTCATGCACGACCGCTCGAACGGACTGGGAGGGGGGTTTGCCGGCTATGGCATCTACCCTGAATATGCTGACTTCTATGCGCTGCATGTCTTCTACTACTCAAGTGAGGCAAAACGAAGTTGTGAGGAGTTCCTTGAAGAACACTTCGATTTGATCAACCTCTCCAAGATTCCTACCACTAAACAGCACGCAATCACTGACGAGCCGCTTATCTGGCGCTACTTCGTCACCCCGCTTCCCACCAAACTTGCCTCCAGCCAGTTGGATGAGAAAGAGTATACCGCTCGGTGTGTGATCAAGGTGAACAAGGAGATTGACGGAGCCTATGTCTTTTCATCAGGAAAGAACATGGGTGTCTTCAAGGCTGTGGGCTACCCTGAAGATGTTGGGGAGTTCTATCGCCTTGATGACTACGAAGGATATAGTTGGACGGTACACGGTCGTTATCCGACCAATACACCCGGTTGGTGGGGAGGGGCACACCCATTCAGTCTGCTGGACTACAGCGTAGTACATAATGGGGAAATATCGAGCTATGACGCAAACAGGCGTTTCATTGAGATGTTCGGCTACGCCTGTACACTGATGACCGACACCGAGGTCATCACCTATATGATCGACTACCTCCACAGAAAACAAGGCTTGAGTTTTGCAGAGGTAGCCAATGTCATTGCAGCTCCCTTCTGGTCGACCATTGAAGGGAAATCCCAGGAAGAGAGAGAGGTATTCACCTATTTGAGAAACACCTTTGCAAGCATGCTTATCACCGGTCCGTTCTCCATCATCCTTGGCTTCAGCGGAGGATTGATGGCACTCAACGACCGGCTCAAACTCAGGAGCCTTGTGGCTGCAGAGAAAGACGACCGCGTCTACCTGGCAAGCGAGGAAGCAGCCATCAGGGTCATCTGCCCTGAACCCGACCGGCTTTGGTACCCAAGCGGAGGAAAGCCGGTCATCGTCACCCTGGATAGCCAGCAAGGAGGGCAAGATGGGCATCAACTACCTGTATCCGGACTTTGA
- a CDS encoding HAD-IA family hydrolase, translating into MGTIDELVQLDLPAMQVKALAVDFGGVMSDFIDRDTLGLLSDIAQVPLAVFEIPYWEKRDKLDSGEYDAYSYFHQVLIDCRSPLGDDEETLELLITIDILGFSHVRPRMVKWVYDMRRSGIKTVLVSNMALETYEHLVHGAYWAEACFDQFVISGILGKNKPEQPIFRHTIDLVQTPPRHILFIDDSEPNIKAAQDMGMQTFLYHR; encoded by the coding sequence ATGGGAACCATAGATGAGTTAGTCCAATTGGATTTGCCTGCAATGCAGGTAAAAGCGCTTGCCGTCGATTTTGGGGGAGTCATGAGTGACTTCATTGATAGGGATACCCTAGGGCTTCTATCAGATATTGCTCAGGTGCCACTAGCAGTATTTGAAATTCCTTACTGGGAAAAGCGTGATAAGCTCGATTCAGGTGAGTATGACGCATATTCCTACTTTCATCAGGTGTTGATTGATTGTCGCAGTCCACTAGGGGATGATGAAGAGACCTTGGAATTGCTCATTACCATAGACATACTGGGTTTTTCACATGTGCGGCCTAGGATGGTGAAGTGGGTATATGATATGCGTAGAAGTGGGATCAAGACAGTGCTGGTATCAAATATGGCCTTAGAGACCTATGAGCATCTGGTACACGGTGCGTACTGGGCAGAGGCATGCTTCGACCAATTTGTCATCTCTGGAATTCTGGGCAAAAATAAGCCCGAACAGCCAATCTTTCGTCACACCATTGATCTTGTACAAACACCTCCCCGACACATTCTGTTCATTGATGATTCAGAGCCCAATATCAAGGCTGCCCAAGACATGGGTATGCAGACCTTTCTCTATCATCGATAG
- a CDS encoding HD domain-containing phosphohydrolase, with the protein MMVNVLFNIAMLLTLSVFFATYPYKDPRKIFSYHILIGAIIGVVGILVMLNPFILEEGVVFDSRSILIVVSGMVFGLTPTLIGSGMMAVFRVLSGGSGVYAGLATIITSTIVGVLWHHFRYALVIEKRSHINIEFYLVGVLDHLIMLLCMFLMPLSVRVQVFSEMTLPILVFYPIGTYLLCLLLFNQAYRLIDISALKKSEQQFKTIFEKAPIGMSLTNLRTGKIQRINQSYLDILGYTREEMLGHTWAEFSHPEDVQMSNQITQKMLSGEEDSFAFDKRFLKKDGATIWANLSLCVFAEEDLVDVSSLCMTVDITKRKLAEKRILYASTHDALTDLYDRMEFEQVISNMSLEGNLPLSVAFADMNRLRIINEAFGREQGNRILKQVATLLRETFPDCPNLFRVGGDEFALLLSGYSAKECEPYLEDVAEKVSTFRVMDAVAPSISFGLYVVEDASFDLNEAVKLAEKHLATQKLLDSPQMQGKAVYAIINTLHEKNKREEAHSRRVSELSEQLGRSFGLSERSCNELRLVGLLHDIGKIAIAENILNKDGKLSPLEWEEMQRHAEIGFRILSSVEDMQALAPYVLAHHEHFDGTGYPKAIRGESIPLQSRMIAIADAFDAMTSERTYRKAVSAGDAAKEIKKCAGTQFDPLLAKLFIEQVLALSYDQL; encoded by the coding sequence ATGATGGTCAATGTATTATTCAATATTGCCATGCTCCTTACCCTCAGTGTCTTCTTTGCAACCTATCCATACAAGGACCCAAGAAAGATTTTCTCCTACCACATCCTAATAGGCGCCATTATTGGTGTGGTAGGTATCTTGGTGATGCTTAACCCGTTCATTCTCGAAGAAGGTGTTGTGTTCGACTCAAGGTCCATCCTTATCGTTGTCTCCGGTATGGTTTTCGGATTGACACCGACGCTTATCGGAAGTGGCATGATGGCCGTCTTCAGGGTTTTGAGTGGTGGAAGTGGCGTCTATGCTGGTTTGGCGACCATTATAACCAGCACGATTGTTGGAGTTCTTTGGCATCATTTCCGTTATGCATTGGTGATCGAGAAACGTAGTCATATCAATATCGAATTCTATCTTGTGGGTGTGCTAGATCACCTTATCATGCTTTTGTGCATGTTTCTCATGCCTTTGTCAGTGCGAGTACAAGTATTCTCGGAAATGACACTTCCCATTCTTGTTTTTTATCCGATAGGAACCTACTTGCTCTGTCTTCTTCTCTTCAACCAAGCCTACCGCTTGATCGATATTTCTGCCTTGAAAAAAAGCGAACAACAGTTCAAGACAATATTTGAAAAAGCACCGATCGGGATGTCCCTTACCAATCTTAGGACAGGGAAAATCCAGAGAATCAACCAGAGCTATCTGGATATCTTGGGATATACCAGAGAGGAGATGCTTGGTCATACGTGGGCAGAATTCTCTCATCCTGAGGATGTACAGATGAGTAACCAGATTACGCAGAAGATGTTAAGTGGGGAAGAGGATTCCTTTGCATTTGATAAGCGGTTCCTGAAGAAGGATGGGGCAACCATCTGGGCCAATCTATCCCTTTGCGTGTTTGCTGAAGAGGATCTTGTCGATGTAAGCAGTCTCTGCATGACCGTTGATATCACCAAACGAAAGCTGGCGGAGAAGAGAATTCTCTATGCTTCTACCCATGATGCGCTCACCGATTTATATGACAGGATGGAGTTCGAGCAGGTTATCAGCAATATGTCCCTCGAGGGGAATCTACCCTTGAGTGTGGCATTTGCTGATATGAACCGGCTACGAATCATCAACGAGGCCTTTGGGCGGGAGCAAGGGAACAGAATCCTTAAACAGGTCGCTACCCTCTTGCGAGAAACCTTCCCTGATTGTCCAAACCTTTTCAGGGTAGGGGGCGATGAGTTTGCACTTTTACTGTCTGGATATTCAGCAAAGGAGTGTGAGCCCTATCTCGAGGATGTGGCAGAGAAAGTATCGACATTCAGAGTAATGGATGCTGTTGCTCCTTCGATCAGTTTTGGGCTTTATGTTGTGGAGGATGCCTCGTTTGACCTGAATGAGGCAGTGAAGTTGGCTGAGAAACACCTAGCCACCCAGAAATTGCTCGATAGTCCCCAGATGCAGGGAAAAGCTGTTTATGCCATCATCAACACCCTCCATGAGAAAAATAAGCGGGAAGAGGCGCACTCAAGACGAGTCAGTGAACTCAGTGAACAGCTGGGAAGGTCTTTTGGTCTCAGTGAGCGATCGTGTAATGAGTTACGTCTGGTAGGCCTTTTACATGATATCGGGAAAATTGCTATTGCTGAAAATATCCTCAACAAGGATGGGAAATTGTCTCCTCTGGAATGGGAGGAGATGCAGCGACATGCTGAGATTGGCTTCCGTATTCTCAGCTCAGTAGAGGATATGCAGGCATTGGCACCCTATGTGCTGGCCCATCATGAGCACTTTGATGGAACTGGATATCCCAAGGCCATACGTGGGGAGTCAATTCCTTTGCAATCCAGGATGATTGCCATTGCCGATGCTTTTGATGCAATGACCAGTGAGAGAACCTATCGTAAGGCAGTCTCCGCTGGTGACGCGGCAAAGGAGATTAAAAAATGCGCTGGGACCCAGTTTGATCCGTTGCTCGCTAAACTCTTTATAGAACAGGTACTTGCCCTCTCATATGACCAGCTCTAA
- a CDS encoding GNAT family N-acetyltransferase, producing the protein MDVIKTLSLKGRTTYIDLIEPLEEGIAEVLIADEDGILLHVRDATYAVALFNPAAADTFADALSHCKEPISVHSGPIVPALQKRGLGVSLECVQAVYLLAQPLIEDESILIRTLEERDIPVVLHHYKHGDEEYIRERYEAGVMIAAEIDGNLAGFMGRHVECAMGMLEVLPQYRRRHVGEALERAYINRLLAQGTNPYCHVEVANTASLSLQKKLGLVFSSELVYWFN; encoded by the coding sequence ATGGATGTAATCAAGACACTCTCCCTGAAGGGGAGAACTACCTATATCGATTTGATCGAGCCACTGGAAGAGGGTATAGCAGAAGTCCTCATTGCAGATGAAGATGGAATATTGCTCCATGTTCGGGATGCAACCTATGCGGTGGCATTGTTCAACCCAGCAGCGGCAGACACCTTTGCTGACGCGCTCTCTCATTGCAAGGAGCCCATCTCAGTGCATAGCGGACCGATTGTTCCTGCACTTCAGAAGAGAGGTCTTGGTGTCTCCCTGGAGTGCGTCCAGGCTGTATATCTTTTGGCACAACCACTTATCGAGGATGAGTCCATCCTTATCCGCACTCTTGAGGAGAGAGATATCCCTGTTGTGTTGCATCACTACAAACATGGCGATGAAGAATATATCCGTGAACGATACGAGGCAGGAGTCATGATCGCTGCAGAGATTGATGGCAATCTAGCTGGGTTCATGGGCAGGCATGTTGAGTGTGCTATGGGTATGCTGGAGGTGTTGCCCCAGTACCGAAGGAGGCATGTGGGGGAAGCCCTGGAGAGAGCATATATCAATAGGTTGCTTGCTCAAGGAACTAATCCATATTGCCACGTTGAGGTGGCAAATACAGCTTCTCTATCACTTCAAAAGAAGCTTGGGTTAGTATTTTCTTCAGAGCTGGTATATTGGTTTAATTAA